The following proteins are encoded in a genomic region of Mycolicibacterium rutilum:
- a CDS encoding ArsA family ATPase, with translation MNATDTPAVARISLFVGKGGVGKSTLATATAVRDAQAGLRVLLVSTDQAHSIGDVLGTPVTPTGLRQPTRVLTDLHAGGGAGGGFLDALALDTLALLGARWRDVADLITGRFPESELENVAPEELSALPGIQEVLGLHEVGELASSGEWDRVVVDCASTADALRMLTLPSTFALYLERAWPRHRRLSTGVDDARTSAVVHLLERISAGTEQLGALLTDGTQVSAHLVMTAERVVAAEAARTLGSLALMGVQVAELIVNQILVQDDSYEYRNLPEHPAFDWYTERISEQRAVLDELDATIGDVQLVMVPHLAGEPIGPKALGELLDGARRREGAPPPGPLRPIVDRESGSGLEAIYRLRLELPQVDSSALTLGRVDDDLIIGAGGMRRRVRLASVLRRCIVVDAQLRGCELTVRFRPNPEVWPK, from the coding sequence CTGAATGCCACCGACACGCCTGCCGTCGCCCGGATCAGCCTGTTCGTCGGGAAAGGCGGCGTAGGCAAGTCGACGCTGGCGACCGCGACCGCCGTGCGCGACGCACAGGCGGGACTTCGCGTGCTGCTCGTCTCGACCGACCAGGCGCACTCGATCGGAGATGTGCTCGGCACCCCGGTGACGCCGACCGGCCTTCGGCAACCGACCCGCGTACTGACCGACCTGCACGCGGGCGGCGGCGCCGGCGGCGGCTTCCTCGACGCCCTGGCACTGGACACGCTCGCCCTGCTGGGTGCACGCTGGCGCGACGTGGCCGACCTGATCACCGGCCGGTTCCCGGAATCAGAGCTGGAAAATGTTGCCCCCGAGGAGCTTTCGGCGCTGCCCGGCATCCAGGAGGTGCTCGGCCTGCATGAGGTGGGGGAGCTGGCGTCCTCCGGTGAGTGGGACCGGGTCGTGGTGGACTGCGCCTCGACCGCCGACGCGCTGCGCATGCTGACCCTGCCTTCGACGTTCGCGTTGTACCTGGAGCGGGCGTGGCCGCGGCACCGGCGGCTGTCCACCGGCGTCGACGACGCGCGCACCTCGGCGGTGGTCCACCTGCTCGAGCGCATCAGCGCGGGCACCGAGCAATTGGGCGCGCTGCTCACCGACGGGACCCAGGTCAGCGCGCACCTGGTGATGACCGCCGAGCGGGTGGTCGCCGCGGAGGCGGCGCGCACGCTGGGCTCGCTCGCGCTGATGGGCGTGCAGGTGGCCGAGTTGATCGTGAACCAGATTCTGGTGCAAGACGATTCGTACGAATACCGCAACCTCCCCGAGCACCCGGCGTTCGACTGGTACACCGAGCGGATCTCCGAGCAGCGCGCGGTGCTCGACGAACTGGACGCCACGATCGGCGATGTCCAGCTGGTCATGGTGCCGCACCTGGCCGGCGAGCCGATCGGTCCCAAGGCGCTCGGCGAGCTGCTCGACGGTGCGCGGCGCCGCGAGGGCGCACCGCCGCCCGGGCCGCTGCGCCCGATCGTCGACCGCGAGTCCGGCTCCGGGCTCGAAGCGATCTACCGGCTACGGCTAGAGTTGCCCCAGGTCGACTCCTCGGCGCTGACGCTGGGCCGGGTCGACGACGACTTGATCATCGGCGCCGGCGGTATGCGGCGCCGGGTCCGTTTGGCGTCGGTGCTGCGTCGGTGCATCGTGGTGGACGCGCAATTGCGAGGATGTGAGTTGACCGTGCGGTTCCGACCCAACCCGGAGGTGTGGCCGAAGTGA